In the genome of Deinococcus planocerae, the window GCGGCGAGGGTGAGGGCCGAGCGGACCGTGGAGGGTGGAGCGTGGGGCGCGGTCGGCCTGCCCTTCTGTTCCACCTTCCACCCGCTACGCTCCACGGTCCTCCTCCACCTTGCCGCCCACCAGCCGCACGGCCCGGGGGGCCACCCGCCGCGCGAGATGCGGCTCGTGCGCGGCGATCACCAGCGTCACGCCCCCAGAAGCGAGGTCGCCGAGCAGTTCAAGGGTGAGTTCCCGCCCTGCCTCGTCGAGGTTGGCGAAGGGCTCGTCCACCAGAGTCACGGGCCGGGCGAGCAGGTGCGCGCGGGCGAGGGCGAGCCTCTTGCGCATCCCCGCCGAGAGGAACCGGACGCGGCGGGTGGCCGCCCGCTCCAGCCCCACCCGCCGCAGCTCCCCCACCGCGTCCCCCGTCTGGCCGTGCATCCGCAGCGCGAAGTCGAGGTTCTCCGCACACGTCAGGTCGGGGTACAGTCCCCCGTCTACCGGCATCAGGTGGACGCACTCGCGCACCGCCCGCCCGTCGCGCAGGTCGAACCCCAGCACCCGCCCCTCCCCCCGGGTGGGCCGCAGCCCCGACGCGAGGACCCGCAGCAGCGTCGTCTTGCCCGCCCCGTTCTCGCCGAGCAGGGTGACGCCCTCCCCGGCGGGCACGTCGAGGGTCACGCCGCGCAGGATGACCTCGCGGCCCAGCCTCAGCCAGAGGTCGCGGAGCTGGAGGGCGGGCGGGGGAGTGGTGAGTGGTGAGTGGTCAGTGGATGGGTCGCCCGTCTTTTCCCACTTCCCACTGACCACTTCCCACCGACCCCCTTGACCCCCTACACCCTCAGCCACGCCGGCATCACCTCGTAGAAGAAGGTCGCCAGCCGCGTGAACTGCCCCGTCAGCATGAGAACGCCGACGAGGACGAGCACGACGCCGCCCACCTTCTCGAACACGCCCGCGTAACGGTTCAGCCGCCGCAGGTTCAGCCGGTCCCACAGCAGCGCGGCGAGGAGGAAAGGCACGGCGAGCCCCAGCGTGTACGCGGCGAGGAGCCCCACCCCGGTACTCAGGCTGGCGCTGCTCGCGGCCAGCCCCAGGATGCTGCCCAGCGCCGGACCCAGGCACGGACTCCACCCGAAGGCGAAAGCGGCCCCCAGCGCGACCGGCCCGTA includes:
- a CDS encoding ABC transporter ATP-binding protein produces the protein MVSGKWEKTGDPSTDHSPLTTPPPALQLRDLWLRLGREVILRGVTLDVPAGEGVTLLGENGAGKTTLLRVLASGLRPTRGEGRVLGFDLRDGRAVRECVHLMPVDGGLYPDLTCAENLDFALRMHGQTGDAVGELRRVGLERAATRRVRFLSAGMRKRLALARAHLLARPVTLVDEPFANLDEAGRELTLELLGDLASGGVTLVIAAHEPHLARRVAPRAVRLVGGKVEEDRGA